The Desulfobacterales bacterium genome includes a region encoding these proteins:
- a CDS encoding phosphoglycerate dehydrogenase has protein sequence MSFKLVSTSPTFGYYAMEPVEYLQQHGCEVELVPQGKKLSEDDLAAYAAEADAMVVGVEKITGRVIQAGKKLKVIAKHGAGVDNIDMGTATKNGIVVTSAPGANSDAVADMTMGLFLALARKIPYADRSVKGGEWPRIVGTGVNQKTLGIIGVGQIGKKVAKRAQGFDMKVLVYDVVKDDAFARTVGATYVSLDEIFTKADFISIHVPLIEATRNMVGAREFGMMKKGTFLVNVARGGVVDEKALFDALKENKIAGAACDVFTQEPAKGNPLLTLENVIATPHMGMYTREALVDTGMICVRNIRDVLEGRKPNFLNNPEIFK, from the coding sequence CGAAGTAGAGTTGGTTCCCCAGGGGAAAAAACTAAGCGAAGATGACTTGGCGGCATATGCTGCCGAAGCGGATGCGATGGTGGTGGGGGTTGAAAAAATTACCGGCCGCGTCATCCAGGCCGGGAAAAAGCTGAAAGTGATCGCCAAGCACGGCGCCGGCGTCGACAACATCGATATGGGCACAGCCACTAAGAATGGAATCGTGGTTACCAGCGCCCCCGGCGCAAACAGCGATGCCGTGGCGGATATGACCATGGGGCTGTTTCTGGCGCTGGCCAGAAAAATACCCTATGCCGACCGGTCGGTGAAGGGGGGGGAATGGCCCCGGATCGTCGGTACCGGGGTCAACCAAAAGACCTTGGGGATTATCGGCGTGGGACAGATTGGAAAGAAGGTGGCCAAACGGGCCCAGGGGTTTGACATGAAGGTGCTGGTGTACGATGTGGTCAAGGATGACGCGTTCGCCCGGACGGTTGGCGCCACTTATGTCTCCCTTGACGAAATATTCACCAAAGCGGATTTTATTTCAATTCACGTTCCCTTGATCGAAGCCACCCGGAACATGGTCGGCGCCCGGGAATTCGGCATGATGAAAAAAGGCACTTTTCTGGTGAATGTGGCCCGGGGCGGAGTGGTTGACGAAAAGGCCCTTTTTGATGCGTTAAAGGAAAATAAGATTGCCGGGGCGGCTTGTGATGTGTTTACACAGGAACCCGCCAAGGGCAATCCGCTGCTGACGCTGGAAAATGTGATCGCGACGCCGCATATGGGAATGTATACCCGTGAAGCGCTGGTCGACACCGGCATGATATGCGTACGCAATATCAGGGATGTGCTTGAGGGTCGTAAACCGAATTTTCTAAATAATCCGGAAATTTTTAAATAA